The Methylocystis bryophila genome contains the following window.
GTCGATTACATAGACGGCGAGCGGATCGCGCGCGCGGTCGAGCTCACGCGCTTTCCCATTCCCAATGACGCCGACCACGCGGAAACCGATACGGAAGCCGGGCTCGTCAGAGCGGCCGACCTGATCGGACAATTGGCGGACCCTTATTATCCCCGAAAATGCGTCGCCTTATTCTATGAATTCGAGGAGACGGGCCTCAACGAACAGCTCGGATATTCGAACCCCGGCGACCTGATACGAGGTTATCCGCAATTTTTCTGGAATTCGACATATAAATACATAAAGCCGGGCCTCAAATATCTGGAGTGCACCGCCTCCGGGCGCGCATGGACCGCCAATTTATTCCGGCATGTTTTTGCAAGCGAGCACACCAGAGACCTTGCAGGATAGATAAAACGGCCGAGCGCGATCTGCGCATTTCGAGCGGTACTGTCCCAAGCTAAAGCGTCCGCGCCTCTTGGCGATTGATGCGACGCGGCCGGCGCGGCCCCTGGCGCGTCCAACGCGGACGCCTAACTGAATGCGTGGCCCGTTCCCAGGATCGGGCTAGCGGAAAGGCCCCGGGGAGCGTCGCCATGACCGCCGTCACTTACAAAACCGCCGACGTCGACGGTCTCCGTGTCTTTTACCGTGAAGCGGGGCCGAGAGGCGGCCCAAAGCTGCTGCTGCTCCACGGGTTTCCGACTGCGGGACATATGTTTCGCGACCTCATCCCGCTTTTGGCCGATCGCTTCCATCTCATCGCGCCCGATCTGCCGGGGTTCGGCAACTCCGACTTGCCGGAGAATGGCCACAGCTTCCAGAAAATCGCGGAGACGATCGATCGCTTTACCGAGATCGTGGGCTTCGATCGCTATGCCGTCTACGTCTTCGATTACGGCGCGCCGACTGGCTTCCGACTGGCTGTGACGCATCCGGAGCGCATCACGGCGATCATCTCGCAAAACGGCAACGCCTATGAGGAAGGCTTGAGCGAGGGCTGGAGCCCGATCCGGGCCTATTGGGAAGACGCTTCACCTTCAAATCGGGAAGCGCTCCGCGCGTTCCTCGCGCCCGAGACGACCCTTTGGCAATATACGCAGGGCGTCCCCGATCCCAGCGCCGTCTCTCCCGACGGCTACTCGCTCGACAATTACTATCTGACGCGGTCAGGCGCGCACGAAATGCAGCTCGATCTCTTCGGGGATTACAAGAACAACGTCCGACTCTATCCGATTTTTCAGGCGTATTTTCGCGCCCACACGCCGCCGCTCCTGGCCGTGTGGGGCAAGAACGATCCGTTCTTTTTGCCGGCGGGCGCCGAGGCGTTCAAGCGCGACATTCCTCGAGCCGTTGTCCGCTTCTATGACACCGGGCATTTCGCGCTGGAGACGCACGCCGCCGAGATCGCAGCGGAGATCAGCGCCTTCCTCGCGAAATGACGCCCGCCCAGGTCAATACTGCGCGGCGAGCGCAGCCCGTTCGCGGAACTTGTCGTCGACGGCGCTCGGCTCTATCGCAATGTCGATCTTGAGCACGGATGTCATGTCGCGCTGATGCATCGAGACATCGACTCTTTCCGGATCGACCGGAATATGTTTCGCGACGGCGATCAGGACTTCCTTTTGAAGAATCGCGATGAGATCGGCCTGATAGGCGGATTTTCGCTCATGCGCCAAGAGGATTTGCAGCCGTTCCCGCGCCACCGGCGCGGTCGCGCGCCGATTGAGAAGTCCGAACAGGTTCATGCCGCCCTCCGACCGAAGATTTTGCGGAACAGGCCCACTTGGTTCGACGGAATGCTCATCGGCACATTGGCGCCGCAGAGACGTTGGGCTGCGTCGATGTAGGCGCGCGCCGCGGCGCAGGCGGCGTTATGCAAGACAATGGGAGATCCGAGGTTCGAGGCGCGCAACACCTCCTCATTGTCGGGGACAATCCCGAGCAAGGGAATCGAGAGAATTTCCAGCACGTCTTCGATGCTCAACATCTCGCCGCGCGCGACGCGTCCCGCGTCGTATCGCGTCAAGAGAAGATGCTTTTCCATCCGGCCGCCCTTCTCCGCCTGGAAGGTCTTCGCGTCGAGGAGACCGATAATGCGATCCGAATCGCGCACCGATGAAACTTCCGGGTTTGCGACGACGACCGCCGCATCCGCAAAGCGCATGGCCAGCGTCGCCCCGCGCTCAATGCCTGCAGGACTGTCGCAGATCACGAAGTCGAAAAGGCTCCGCAATTCCTCGATGACGCGCGCAACGCCTTCCTCCGTCAACGCGTCTTTGTCGCGCGTCTGCGACGCCGGCAGCAGGGAGAGGTTGGGGAGGCGCTTGTCCCGAATGAGCGCCTGGTTCAGCTTCGCGTCGCCTTGAGCAACATTGATCAAGTCAAAGACGACGCGTCTTTCGGCGCCCATGATGAGATCGAGATTGCGTAAGCCGACATCGAAGTCCACGACGGCGACCTTATGGCCCTCTAGAGCCAGAGCAGCGCCAAGGGCGGCGGTTGAGGTGGTCTTTCCGACCCCGCCCTTGCCGGATGTGACTACGATTATTTTCGACATGTTCCTCGTCCTCTGTCAGTCGAGCCGAGCGATTTTGACGCTATCCTGTTCGAGCCACGCCTGCACGGCCTGACCACGCACACTCGCTTTGATCTCGTCGGCCGTCATAAAAACCCCGGTGACCGCCAGGAGCTCAGCCTCCAGGCGACGGCAAAAAATGCGCGCCGTCGCCTCGCCGCCTGCGCCTGCAAAGGCGCGCCCACGCAACGCCCCGTAAACGTGAATGGAGCCGCCGGCGATAATGTCCGCTCCCGAAGCCACGGAGCCGACGATGGTCACGTCGCCGTCGAAATATTGAATCGTCTGCCCCGACCGGACGGGAGACGTGATGACGAGCGGAGCGACAGTTTCGGGCCGCGAGCGAGACACGCTCGGCGCGGCGGGCGCAGCAAGTCCGTCCATCGCTAGCGCAGCTGCGATTTCCTTGAACGCCGCCTGCTCCTGGGCGTTCAGCCCGTTCGCCGCGCCGCCAGCTTCTGTGGCGCCATCAACTTGGATTTGGTTTTCCTTCGCGCCGCTGCGCGACCAGCGCAGGAGCGGCGGAAGATCTTCACTGGTCCACGCAGGATCCGCGCCCGCGAGACCCATGATGCGAATGCCGCGCCCTGTGAGGCTGTTCACGAATTGAACAGCTCCCCGGCGGTCGATTTGGAGATTGGACACGTCGATCACGATCGATTTGCGCGCGAAGAAGAATGGGAATTGCGCGATGTAAACATCGAGCCGCTCGATCCAGTCTTCGATCGGCGCGTCAGGTTCAAGCGTGAGCGCGTCGAACGAGCGTCCGCGGAAGCGAATACTGCGGGGAGTGGATTCAGTCACGGCGACCTCGCTCAAACGACGAACAAATTATTAACGATAACGTAGTTAAGAAAGGATTAACGTCCTGTAAATCAAGGGTTGCGGCGCCAAGCACCCCCCTTCGAGGCCATCGCGTGCGGCGCAATCGCCGAACCGCAGTTTCAGGCGGGAAAGGAAACTTCAGCCACCATGCCGCCTGCCGGCGGTCTTGCAATATCCAGGCGGCCCCCGTGAATTTCGGCGATCCGTCCGACGATCTTGAGCCCGAGCCCGATGCGTGGGGGCGAATGAGGGGCGGGTCCAGTTTCGATGGCGACGGCCTGCCGGCCGTTGTCGGAAACGCGAAAGGCCGGCCCCGGACCAACCTCCACCAAGATATGCGCCTGCGGCCCCGAATGTCTCAACGCGTTGTCGATCAGATTGCGCATCGCATTTTCGATCAGGCTCGGATAGCCACTGAATTCCGAGCTTCCCCTCTCGATGAGCTCAATGGACTTGCCCGAGGCGTAAACCAGTGGCGCCATTGCGCTGACAACTTCCTCACCCAATTGCCGGAGATCGATTTTTTGGGTCGGGATGCAATCAGCGCCGTCTAGTCGCGCTAGGGTCGTCAACTGTTCGACAAGTTGATTGAGCGTTTCAAGATCCGCTTCGACTTTCCGGGCTCTGGGATCCCGGATTTTCTCGAGTTCGAGACGTGCGACGGCGAGCGGCGTGCGCACCTCATGTGAAATGGCGGAGGTAAAATCTCTCTGCGCACGCATGAGGTCTCCCAACCGATCGCACGCCTTGTTGACGGCAGAGGTGAACATTGCGACCTCTAACGGCAGCCTCTCCGTGGCCAGCCGTGTCTCCTTCTTGAGCGGGTTGATGTTTGGAATTTGAGCCGCAGTTTGCGCGACCGGCTTCAGCGCGCGCCGAATAGAAAACAGGGTGGCCGCAAGAACGACAAGAAGCAAAAGCGACATCGGGGCCGCCATGTGGTCTTTGATCTCATGGATCAAAACGGCGTTAACCACATGATCCTCATCGCCCAGGATCGCGACCTCAACGAGGATGGGTTCGACGCCGCCGACCAAGAGGCCCCCCGCAACCTTCAGAGGCTTCCCGGGGGCCAGTTGCCTCACCCAGAAGTTCGGCGGGTCGATGTTGAGAGGAAGAAATCTTTCGGCGCATTCGACGTCGCAATTCGAGAAAAGAACGACGCCGCTTCTGCTGCGAATCCGGGCGAAGTAATCTCGTCGTCCTTGCTGGTATCGCCCTCGTAAATCCTCGGGAAGGGCGTAGGAGACGCTGCCTCCGGCGTCGCGCGTCAGTCCCTTCGCAAGCGCAAAGCTTTCCTGCTCGATCGCCATGTGGCCAAGCTGCATGTCGTCGGACCAAGTGAAAAGGACGACGGCGACGAGCTGACCAACCATGGCGAGCGCCGCGAAAAAAACGATCCTCCGAGTGACGATCGCGCCGAGCGAGGGCGGGGCTTTGATCACGGCTCGATCTCACGAAGCGAATAGCCGATGCCCCGAATGGTCTCCAATGCGACGCCGCTGTCATGAGGCTCGAGCTTCTTTCTCAGGCGCGAGACGGCAAGCTCGACAGCGTTGCTCGAAAGCTCGTCTCCGAATTCCGAAAGCGCATGTTCCAGCTTTCGCTTCGAAACGACGCAGCCGGCTTCGCGCATGAGAATTTCGAGCAGGGTTCGTTCGCGAGGCGCAAGCCCGAGATCGACGCTGGAACTGCTCGCCAGACCGCTCGCAACATCGAGAGAGAGCCGCGCGACGGACAGAACGGGCGGCTTCACATCCGGAGCGCGCCTCAGCAGAGCACGGCACCTTGCGAGAAACTCACCATGATTGAAAGGCTTTATCAGATAGTCGTCCGCGCCCGCGTCGAGTCCCGATATGCGCTCTTCGATCGTCGAGCGCGCCGTCAAGACCAGGATGGGCGTTTTGACGCTGCTCTTGCGCAACCCGCGGACGAGATCGAGCCCGTCGCCATCCGGCAGGCCAAGGTCCACGAGCAGCAAATCATAGGCGGCCACCGCGATCGCCGCTCTTGCGCCTTCGGCGGTGGCGACGGCGTCGACGCGCCAACCCGCTCCGTGAATAGCTTCGGCGAGAAGCTCTCTAAGCCGCGCCGAATCTTCGACCAGAAGCAGCCTCATGCGCGCTTGCGGCCCGTCACCATCGCCCAGACGAGATTTTCATTGTGTCGCCGGCCCTCGTAAATTGCGGCCACGGCGTGCAACCCCGCAAGGGCAAGTATGAGATTAGCGATCCCTTCATGCAACTCCTCGAGCGCTTTGCTGCCAAAATTGGCGTCGAGCGTGAGCATCCAACCCGTTACCGACACGGCGGCGAGAAGGCCCATCAGCGTCAACATCACGACGGCGCCGGCGGGATTATGGCCGATGTATCTTGGCTCTTCCTTTCGCATGACCGCTTGGAGGTAATGGCCGAGCTTTGTCGGCGTCGGCACGAAATCGGCAAAGCGCGCGTGCTTTGACCCGATAAATCCCCATAGCAGGCGCGCGACAAGCGCGAAGGCGACAATATAGCCGATCGCGCGATGCGCGCCTTTGCCGTCCTCCAGGATGAAAAGGTCCACGAAGCAGCCCACGGCGACCGTCCAGTGGAATATCCGCACGACGGGATCCCAGACGCGGATTTCCGCGCGTGACTCCTCTCGGGCCTCGCGCGGGAGAGACGCCCGGCTCATGCTAGCCGCCTATGTAGGATTTCACGATATCGCCGGAGACGGGGTTGAAATAGACCTCGGCCTTTTGCCCGTCCTTGGTGTAGCCATAGATTTCATAGCAGCTTCCGGTGACCTTGAAAGTCTTGATCTTGTCATAGCCAAGCGCCGGGAGCTTGGCCTTCATGGCATCTTCCGTGATCCAATTCTCGCGAGGCTGGTTCGTGCAAGACGGGCCTGCCTGGGCCAAGGCTGGCGCGGCCAAGACCACGAGAGCAGCGAGATTGCGAACGATCCTGCGCATGGGAGTCTCCCTTGATGGAGTCGGTCGAGCCGACAAGCTCATAATGCGCGCGCCAGCTGTCAAAACGCCGTCGAGACTGACTGAAAACACTTCGCGAGCCCAGAGTGAGCGGATTGCAACTTCGGACAGCGAATGGACAGCGGCGGGATATATCAGCGCACCGACGAAAATTCTCCTCCCCGCGACCTTGCCGATCCGATCTAAACCGTCGGATCGGCTTTTTGTCATTTTTGATTGACGAACGCTTCCGATATCGATCGAGGCGAGTGGCGTTCTAAAGCGCGACGGGAGTATCACAAGCATTGCCGCCACCAACGCGACTCCTTTCCGCTAGCTTCCTCGAGCGACAAACGGACTGCAGATGGACGGACGTATCCTGAAGCGCGTGCTGCTGGTCATCACGGTCACCGGGCTCTGCGCGGGCCTGACCGCAAAATTTTCGAGCCTGCCGGAGTTGGCGCAATGGGCCTGGGGACTGGGTGCAGCCCCGGTTCTGGCCAGCTTGGCGATCTCAATCCTTCGCGACCTTTCGGCCGGGCGCATGGGCGTCGACGCCATCGCGTTCCTTTCCATGGCCGGCGCCTTGGCTCTCGGGGAGAGCCTGGCAGGCGTCATCATCGCGATCATGTATGCGGGCGGCAATCTGCTCGAGGACTTTGCGGTCGGCCGCGCGGAGCGGGATCTGAAAGCGCTCATCGATCGAGCGCCGCGTCTGGCTCACAGGAAGAACGGCGACGCCATCGAAGACGCGCCAATAGAGGCAATCGCTGTCGGCGACGCGATCCTGGTGCGCGCCGGTGAGATCGTCCCGATCGACGGCTTGATTACGAGCCCGGGAGCCTTGCTCGACGAGGCGGCGCTCACCGGTGAGCCCATTCCGGTGACGAGATTCACTGGCGAGGCCGCGAGCAGCGGGACGATCAACGCCGGCGAAGCCTTCGAGATGCGCGCAAGCGCCACCGCTGGGGAGAGCACCTATGCGGGCATTGTCAGGATGGTCTCCGCGGCCCAAGCCGCGAAGGCGCCATTCATGCGCATGGCTGACCGTTACGCCCTGATGCTCCTGCCAATCACGCTTGCCCTCGCCGCGGCCGCCTGGTGGTTTTCGCAGGACCCGATTAGGGCGCTCGCCGTCCTCGTGGCGGCGACGCCTTGCCCCTTGATCCTCGCCGCGCCTGCCGCCTTCATCGGCGGGACCTCGCTCGCCGCCCGGCGCGGGATATTGATCAAGGGCGGCGGGCCGCTCGAGATCCTGGCGCGCGTCCACACTGTGCTCTTCGACAAGACGGGGACATTGACGGTCGGCGGAGCTCGCCTCGTCTCGATCGAAACGGCTCCAGGAGTTTCGCCCGACGAGGCGTTGCGTCTGGCCGCGTCATTGGAGCAAGCCTCGCACCATGTGCTCGCGGCGACGATCGTTTCGACGGCCCGCGGCAAGGACCTTGCGCTCAGCGCGCCCGAAGACGTTCGGGAGGTCTTGGGAACTGGGCTGACGGGCCTGGTCGAGGGAAGGCGGATCGCCGTCGGCGCGCTCAGTCTCGTCCGCAGCGATGAGCGGATGGAAGAATGGGCGCGACGGGCGGCGCAGCGCGCTTCTTGGCGTTCAGCGCTGACCGTCTTTGTCGCCGCCGACGGGAAGATGATCGCCGTTCTGCTCTTTGCCGATGAGCTTCGGCGAGAGACGCCGCGAGCCATACGCGGCCTGCGAAGCGTCGGAGTCGAAAGAATTGTCATGGTCACGGGCGACCGCGCGGAGCCGGCCGAAACAATCGGCGCCGCTCTCGATCTCGACGCCGTGCTCTCCGAACGCGTTCCCTCCGACAAGGTCGACGCCGTTGTCGCGGAACGGCGCATGGCCCTCACGCTGATGGTGGGCGACGGCATCAATGACGCTCCCGCGCTGGCCGCCGCAAATGTCGGCATGGCCATGGGCGCGCGCGGCGCCAGCGCTTCTTCGGAAGCGGCGGACGCGGTGCTTCTCGTCGATCGGCTCGATCGCGTCGCCGAAGCGGTCGCGATCGGCAAGCGCACACGCGCCATCGCCCTGCAAAGCATCGTCGCCGGCATGACAATGTCCGGCCTGACCATGGTGGCGGCGGCCTTCGGCTATGTGACGCCCGTCGCCGGGGCCTTGATCCAGGAAGCGATCGACGTCGCCGTCATTCTCAACGCCTTGCGGGCGCTGAGCCCGATCCGCGCCTTTGACGCTCCAACCATGTCGGAATCCGCGGCGAATGTCCTTCGCGAAGAGCATGAGAGACTCGAAAAGAGCCTGGCGCGACTGCAAGAAATCGTCGACGCGCTGGACATTTGCAAAGCACAGGCTGCGACGGCGCTTATTTCGGAGGCCGATGAGATTGTCGCGACGCAGATCGTCAAGCACGAGCGCGAGGACGAGGAGACGGTTTATCCGCGGGTTTCGGGTTTCCTCAAGGACACGCACGGCCTCAGCGCCATGAGCCGAGCCCATCGCGAGATCCTGCACCAGGCGCGGCTTCTCGCGCGACTCACGCAGGGCCTGAGGCTTCAGGACCTCGAGACCTATCTTATTCGCGACGCGCAGCACATCGTGGAA
Protein-coding sequences here:
- a CDS encoding cytochrome b/b6 domain-containing protein, giving the protein MSRASLPREAREESRAEIRVWDPVVRIFHWTVAVGCFVDLFILEDGKGAHRAIGYIVAFALVARLLWGFIGSKHARFADFVPTPTKLGHYLQAVMRKEEPRYIGHNPAGAVVMLTLMGLLAAVSVTGWMLTLDANFGSKALEELHEGIANLILALAGLHAVAAIYEGRRHNENLVWAMVTGRKRA
- a CDS encoding alpha/beta fold hydrolase; amino-acid sequence: MTAVTYKTADVDGLRVFYREAGPRGGPKLLLLHGFPTAGHMFRDLIPLLADRFHLIAPDLPGFGNSDLPENGHSFQKIAETIDRFTEIVGFDRYAVYVFDYGAPTGFRLAVTHPERITAIISQNGNAYEEGLSEGWSPIRAYWEDASPSNREALRAFLAPETTLWQYTQGVPDPSAVSPDGYSLDNYYLTRSGAHEMQLDLFGDYKNNVRLYPIFQAYFRAHTPPLLAVWGKNDPFFLPAGAEAFKRDIPRAVVRFYDTGHFALETHAAEIAAEISAFLAK
- the minE gene encoding cell division topological specificity factor MinE; this translates as MNLFGLLNRRATAPVARERLQILLAHERKSAYQADLIAILQKEVLIAVAKHIPVDPERVDVSMHQRDMTSVLKIDIAIEPSAVDDKFRERAALAAQY
- a CDS encoding PepSY domain-containing protein, with protein sequence MRRIVRNLAALVVLAAPALAQAGPSCTNQPRENWITEDAMKAKLPALGYDKIKTFKVTGSCYEIYGYTKDGQKAEVYFNPVSGDIVKSYIGG
- the minD gene encoding septum site-determining protein MinD, producing MSKIIVVTSGKGGVGKTTSTAALGAALALEGHKVAVVDFDVGLRNLDLIMGAERRVVFDLINVAQGDAKLNQALIRDKRLPNLSLLPASQTRDKDALTEEGVARVIEELRSLFDFVICDSPAGIERGATLAMRFADAAVVVANPEVSSVRDSDRIIGLLDAKTFQAEKGGRMEKHLLLTRYDAGRVARGEMLSIEDVLEILSIPLLGIVPDNEEVLRASNLGSPIVLHNAACAAARAYIDAAQRLCGANVPMSIPSNQVGLFRKIFGRRAA
- the minC gene encoding septum site-determining protein MinC, which translates into the protein MTESTPRSIRFRGRSFDALTLEPDAPIEDWIERLDVYIAQFPFFFARKSIVIDVSNLQIDRRGAVQFVNSLTGRGIRIMGLAGADPAWTSEDLPPLLRWSRSGAKENQIQVDGATEAGGAANGLNAQEQAAFKEIAAALAMDGLAAPAAPSVSRSRPETVAPLVITSPVRSGQTIQYFDGDVTIVGSVASGADIIAGGSIHVYGALRGRAFAGAGGEATARIFCRRLEAELLAVTGVFMTADEIKASVRGQAVQAWLEQDSVKIARLD
- a CDS encoding sensor histidine kinase, with the protein product MVGGVEPILVEVAILGDEDHVVNAVLIHEIKDHMAAPMSLLLLVVLAATLFSIRRALKPVAQTAAQIPNINPLKKETRLATERLPLEVAMFTSAVNKACDRLGDLMRAQRDFTSAISHEVRTPLAVARLELEKIRDPRARKVEADLETLNQLVEQLTTLARLDGADCIPTQKIDLRQLGEEVVSAMAPLVYASGKSIELIERGSSEFSGYPSLIENAMRNLIDNALRHSGPQAHILVEVGPGPAFRVSDNGRQAVAIETGPAPHSPPRIGLGLKIVGRIAEIHGGRLDIARPPAGGMVAEVSFPA
- a CDS encoding response regulator, giving the protein MRLLLVEDSARLRELLAEAIHGAGWRVDAVATAEGARAAIAVAAYDLLLVDLGLPDGDGLDLVRGLRKSSVKTPILVLTARSTIEERISGLDAGADDYLIKPFNHGEFLARCRALLRRAPDVKPPVLSVARLSLDVASGLASSSSVDLGLAPRERTLLEILMREAGCVVSKRKLEHALSEFGDELSSNAVELAVSRLRKKLEPHDSGVALETIRGIGYSLREIEP